The Flavobacterium sp. M31R6 nucleotide sequence AAAGACGGCAGTATCATTCCTAGCGAAAACAATTACACATTAAATGTCAATGAAGAAGGTATTTATACGGTAACCGTTGCTACAGCAAAAGGCTGTGAAAGAACCCGAAGTATAACAGTAACTGCTTCAGATATTGCACATCTTAACTCGATTGCGATCTCAGATTTATCAGACTCCAATACGGTCACTGCAAACATTTCAGGTCAAGGAAATTATGGATACAGCATAGATTTACCCAACGGTCCCTTCCAAGAATCTAATATATTGGAAAATGTGTCCCCAGGCATACATGAACTTTATGTCCATGACAAAAATGGATGTGGTACCCTTCAAAAAACCATCGCAGTTTTAGGAATTCCTAAATTTTTCACGCCTAATAATGATGGCTATAATGATTATTGGAATATTAAAGGAGCTAATGAGACATTCAATAGCGGAGCAAAAATTCTAATATTTGATCGTTATGGAAAACTAATCAAACAAGTTCTGGCCGCAACTGAAGGCTGGGATGGAACTTTCATCGGGAACCCAATGCCTGCAGATGATTATTGGTATACCATAAAACTGGAAGATGGCCGAGAAGCCAAAGGGCATTTTTCATTACAAAGATAAAAACAAGAGTTTGGGCATGCCCCCGTTGAGCAAAGTGGCTAAATATTGATACCGCCTATACAGCCACTTTACACAACGGGGTCGGGCTATCCGTGTTACTTCGGTAACTTACTCCTATCCCTCACGCAAAATGCATTGAACCAACAGAATATTTTTATTCAAAGATCTTTTTCCTAAACGCCTTGGGTGTCATCCCTTTTTTCTTCAAAAAAACACGATTAAAATAACTTAAATTTTCAAATCCACATTCAAAAGCAATACTATTTATAAGCTTATCTGTTTGCAACAGTAATTGACAGCTTCTGTTTATCCGAATAGCATTCAAATAATCTGAAAAGGTCTTTCCGGTAGCTTTTTTAAAAAAATTACAAAAATTATTTTCCGTCAATGGAATCAAATCGGCAACTTGCTTCAATGTTATGGATTCGGCAAAATGATTTTCCAAAAAATTACAAACTACATTGATTCTATTTTCACTTTCCGCAGAATTCACTGTTTGAAATGGATTCGAACACAATACCTTCTGTTCACAAACTGTCAATTGATTCAAAATTTTAATCAAATCAATGATCCGATTAAAACCATTAGAATCTACCAATTGTACCAAATCAGCTTTTAATTCCAAATTTTTTGCCGGAAAAAACAAACCTTTTTTGGACTTCTCTAGCAGCGACTTTAAGGCAATACTCTCTTCAAATCCTAAAAAAGAATCAATAAAAGTGGGTGAAAATTGTATTACAACAGCATCAAAATCTTCAAAATCATTTGATTTACCAACCCAAGTATGTGGCAAATAGGAACCTGACAAAACCAAATCACCGTCTCCAAAAGTCTCATGACTATTCCCAATCAATCGATATCCACTCCCTTTTATAATATACGTCAATTCAAATTCAGGATGATAGTGCCATTTAAATTCAAAATAAGGAATTTGAAATCGGTAAGCATAAAAACTAGCAATGCCTTGATGTGAATTTATGTCTTCATAAATGGGTTTCATACACTATACTTTCAATTTATAAGTAAAAATAATTAAAATAATTGAGTATAGTATCATAAATTAATAATTCCGAATTATAAAATCCAACGAAAAGGAATTAATTTTGAATAAAATAACTTAAAAATGAAACACTTAGCAATTACAATCTGTTTATTTACCTTTAGTTTTATGAATGCTCAAGAAAAAGTAGCCGAAAAATATCAATTATTACCTTTTGGCAGCATAAAACCAAATGGTTGGATTAAAGTACAAATGCAAAAAGATATAAACGGATTTGTGGGTAATTTGGATCAATTGGTGCCTGACTTAATTAATGATCCAATTTATGGCACAGGAAGGCTTCAAAAACATTCTAAAAACAAAGAGTTAGGAAATCTAAAAGAAGGTGATGCCGAAGGAAGCGAACAATATATGTGGTGGAACAGCGAAACACAATCCAATTGGTGGGATGGATATATTCGGAATGTAATACTGCTTGATGATAAAGCGGGTATAGAAAAAACAAAAAAATATGTTTATCGTATTTTGGCCACACAAGATGCTGATGGCTATCTCGGAATTTATGATCCCGAATTGCGTTATAAATTCAATTCAGAAAATGGAGAACTTTGGTCAAAAGCTACATTATACAGAGGGCTGCTCGCCTACTATGACTATTCTAAAGACCAAAAAGTTTGGAATGCATTGGTTAAAGCAGTCAATAATGTAATGGAAAATTATCCAATAAATGCATCGAGTCCATTTTCATCAGGTGAAAAATTCAACGGTGGTGTATCGCACGGACTAACATTTACAGATGTATTGGACAAAATGTATCAAATGACTGGAGACAAAAAATACGTGGATTATGCTTTGTTTCTGTATTTAGATTTTTCTAAAACCTATCAATCCGAAAAGGATGTTCAATTAGCCAATATTCTTAATCCAAATTACAAGTTACAATCTCATGGTGTTCATACTTTCGAACATTTACGTCCATTGATTGTGGCCACTTATGCAACTGAAAATCCAGAATTGAAAAAAGCCTTAGCCATTTATATACAAAGAATTGAAAATGCAACAACCCAAACCGGTGGAGCAATTGGCGATGAATGGATTGCAGAAAGAAATGCAAATGCAACGCATACCGGTTATGAATATTGCTCTTTGCACGAATTACTGGATAGTTATACGGTATTAATGCAAAAAGAAGGTCAAATAAAAACTGCCGATGAAATTGAGACCATTTTCTACAATGCCGCTCAAGGTAGTCGGGACCCCAAACATTCTTGTATTGCTTATCTCAAAACCGATAATTCGTATGAAATGTTAGGCACCAAAAATGGTGAAATAGAACCCGACCGCAAACAAACCCGCTATAAATATTCACCCGCGCATCAAGACGTAGCCGTTTGTTGCAATCCAAATGCAGGAAGAATTACACCTTATTTTTTAGAAAAATCATGGATGAAAGAAGGAAATAATACATTGGTCGCTACAGTACTTTCTCCAAATGATGTTGAAACAACGATAGACAATAATCCTATTCGAATTGAAGAAATCACTGAATATCCTTTTAAAAACAAGTTTACATTTAAAATTTACAATCCAAAAAACGGTAACTTTAAACTAAAAATTAGAAAACCCAGTTGGGCAACACAAGTTGAAACCAAAGAGAAATTTACACAAGAAAATGGATTTATTGTTCTAGACAGAAAATTCAACAAAGAAGACCAAGTACAAATTGAGTTCAAGGCTTCAATCATAGTGAAAGAAGATGCCAATCAAGAAAAATATTTCACTTATGGCGCACAAGTTTTTGCTAAACCAATTAAAGCAAACGAACTTAAGGGTAAAATATACAAGGGAGATTTTTATGATGTAACTTATAGTCCGATAGAAAATACAAAATATCAATTCATTGAAAATAACAATGCAAAATTTGAGAATGATACAATCAACGTAACCTTAAAAAACACCGCTACCGATCAATTAGAGAATGTTGTTTTAGTTCCTTTTGGACAAACGGTATTAAGACAGGCTTCTTTTTAATCTAAAATATTTTAAATCGACATTTACAATTTAAAAAATAAAGTAGATCAAATTATATCAACGAACAAATTCTAAATAAATGAAAAAATTTGCAATCCTATTTTTAATTATAGCAAATAGCCTAAACGCACAAATCAGTCGTATTGAACCCGGAAATTGGTGGGTTGGAATGAAACTAAATCAAATAACCCTTTTGGTTTACGGAACTAATATTCATAATTTAGAACCTGAAATAAAATACCAAGGAGTAAAAATTGTAAAAACTGAAAAGGTAGAAAACCCTAACTATTTATTTGTAACGATAAATATTAGCCCAGAAACTGTTGTTGGGACTGCCAAAATAAATTTCAAAAACAACAATAAAACCATAATCACTAAAGATTTTCCATTATTGCCGAGAGAAATCAATAGTGCAAACCGAGCTAGTTTCGCTCCAAAAGATGCTATTTTATTACTAATGCCCGACCGTTTTGCCAATGGAGACCCTAAAAATGACAATACAACTGGTAGTTTAGAAAAATCCAATCGCTCTGATGAAAGCGGCAGACACGGCGGTGATATTCAAGGAATCATAAATAATTTAGATTATATAAAAACCTTAGGCTATACTCAAATTTGGAACACACCTCTTGTAGAAAACAATATGCCAAAGTATTCCTATCACGGTTATGCTGCTACCGATTTTTACAAAATAGACAGCCGTTATGGTACTAATGAAGATTTCAAAAGACTGGTTAGTGAAGCAAAAAAAAGAAACATTGGTGTAATTTGGGACGTAGTTCTCAATCATTGTGGATCCGAATATTATTTTGTCAAAGATTTACCTATGAAAGACTGGCTTAATTTTCAGGAAACCAAGACAAGAACCAATCATATCAAATCAACTTTGTTAGACCCTTACGCAACCGAACAAGATAAAATTGGTTATACGGATGGCTGGTTTGATACTTCCATGCCCGATCTCAATCAGAGAAATCCTTTTATGGCGAGTTTCCTAATTCAAAATACGATTTGGTGGGTAGAATATGCAGGACTATCTGGCTTTAGAGAAGATACTTTTTCTTATGCCGATAAAGATTTTTTGGCTAAATGGACGAAGACTGTTTTGGACGAATATCCTAATTTTAATATAGTGGGAGAAGAAATGACC carries:
- a CDS encoding AraC family transcriptional regulator, whose product is MKPIYEDINSHQGIASFYAYRFQIPYFEFKWHYHPEFELTYIIKGSGYRLIGNSHETFGDGDLVLSGSYLPHTWVGKSNDFEDFDAVVIQFSPTFIDSFLGFEESIALKSLLEKSKKGLFFPAKNLELKADLVQLVDSNGFNRIIDLIKILNQLTVCEQKVLCSNPFQTVNSAESENRINVVCNFLENHFAESITLKQVADLIPLTENNFCNFFKKATGKTFSDYLNAIRINRSCQLLLQTDKLINSIAFECGFENLSYFNRVFLKKKGMTPKAFRKKIFE
- a CDS encoding beta-L-arabinofuranosidase domain-containing protein; its protein translation is MKHLAITICLFTFSFMNAQEKVAEKYQLLPFGSIKPNGWIKVQMQKDINGFVGNLDQLVPDLINDPIYGTGRLQKHSKNKELGNLKEGDAEGSEQYMWWNSETQSNWWDGYIRNVILLDDKAGIEKTKKYVYRILATQDADGYLGIYDPELRYKFNSENGELWSKATLYRGLLAYYDYSKDQKVWNALVKAVNNVMENYPINASSPFSSGEKFNGGVSHGLTFTDVLDKMYQMTGDKKYVDYALFLYLDFSKTYQSEKDVQLANILNPNYKLQSHGVHTFEHLRPLIVATYATENPELKKALAIYIQRIENATTQTGGAIGDEWIAERNANATHTGYEYCSLHELLDSYTVLMQKEGQIKTADEIETIFYNAAQGSRDPKHSCIAYLKTDNSYEMLGTKNGEIEPDRKQTRYKYSPAHQDVAVCCNPNAGRITPYFLEKSWMKEGNNTLVATVLSPNDVETTIDNNPIRIEEITEYPFKNKFTFKIYNPKNGNFKLKIRKPSWATQVETKEKFTQENGFIVLDRKFNKEDQVQIEFKASIIVKEDANQEKYFTYGAQVFAKPIKANELKGKIYKGDFYDVTYSPIENTKYQFIENNNAKFENDTINVTLKNTATDQLENVVLVPFGQTVLRQASF
- a CDS encoding glycoside hydrolase family 13 protein; protein product: MKKFAILFLIIANSLNAQISRIEPGNWWVGMKLNQITLLVYGTNIHNLEPEIKYQGVKIVKTEKVENPNYLFVTINISPETVVGTAKINFKNNNKTIITKDFPLLPREINSANRASFAPKDAILLLMPDRFANGDPKNDNTTGSLEKSNRSDESGRHGGDIQGIINNLDYIKTLGYTQIWNTPLVENNMPKYSYHGYAATDFYKIDSRYGTNEDFKRLVSEAKKRNIGVIWDVVLNHCGSEYYFVKDLPMKDWLNFQETKTRTNHIKSTLLDPYATEQDKIGYTDGWFDTSMPDLNQRNPFMASFLIQNTIWWVEYAGLSGFREDTFSYADKDFLAKWTKTVLDEYPNFNIVGEEMTTVTELSAYWQKDKVNVDGYKCYLPTLMDFALTENLVKSLTTKNDWESTWKEHYKGMGQDYLYPNPNNLLIFPDNHDMDRIFSRLNKDLDNWKIAMALYTTMRGIPQFYYGTELLFTNEKSGNDGQRRADFYGGWPGDSKNAVTGKGLDTKELEAQKYLSNLLNWRKNAAVIHNGKFIHYAPEKNDVYVYFRYNDKEKVMVILNKNKEKVNLDMNKYNKMVPNTFNAKEIISNNDITVNNTLEIAPKSAIILEIK